The DNA region AACTGAACAGACCAAGACCGACAGGGGAGCGCACACAGCGCTGAGAGTGCGGCCGTAAGCACGCGAACACACGCGGAGAACGGCCCGCAGACCCTCGAACCTCGCCCGGGTCATGCCGGGTAGGAAGTCGATGAGCCATATGAGCAAGCACGTGCTGCGCGCGGGCGCCGCCGCCACGACCGTCATCGCCCTCGCCGGCGTACTCACCGCCTGCGGAACGGGCCAGGGAGGCGGCGAGGACAGCAAGACCGTCACCCTCGTCACCCACGACTCCTTCGCCGTCTCCAAGCCCGTACTGAAGAAGTTCACCCAGCGCACCGGCTACAAGGTGAAGGTGCTGCGCGGCGGCGACGCCGGTGCCGCCGTCAACCAGGCCGTGCTCAACAAGGGCAACCCGCAGGGCGACGTCTTCTTCGGCGTCGACAACACCCTGCTGTCCAGGGCCCTCGGCAAGGGCGTCTTCGCCCCGTACAAGGCCGACGGCCTCGCCCACGTACCGGAGAAGCTGCAACTCGACGGGAAGCGGCACCGCGTCACTCCCGTCGACTCCGGCGAGATATGCGTCAACTACGACCGCGAATGGTTCGACAAGCACGGTCAGGCGCCGCCCCGGTCGCTGGACGACCTCGCCGACCCCCAGTACAAGGACCTCCTCGTCACCCCCAACGCCGCGACGTCCTCGCCCGGCCTGGGATTCCTGCTGGCCACCGTGGAGAAGTACGGCGCAGGCGGCTGGAAGGACTACTGGAAGAAGCTGCGCGCCAACGGAGTCGAAGTCGTCGACGGCTGGGAGCAGGCGTACAACGACCGCTTCTCCGGCTCCAACGCGGGCAAGGGCAAGGGAGACCGGCCCCTCGTCGTCTCCTACGCCACCAGCCCGCCCGCCGAGGTACTCGGCAAGAAGCCGCTGCCCGCGAAGGCCCCCACGGGCATCGCCGAGCGGACCTGCTTCCAGCAGACCGAGTTCGCCGGGCTGCTGGACGGCGCACGCAACGCCAAGGGCGGAAAGGCCCTGCTCGACTACATGCTGAGCAAGACCTTCCAGGAGGATCTGCCGCTCCAGATGTTCGTCGATCCCGCCCGTGACGACGCCGAACTGCCCGAAGTGTTCACGAAGTACGGGGAGTCGGCGGACGGTGCGGCCACCATGGACCCCGCGAGGATCGACGCCCACCGCGAAGAGTGGATCAAGTCGTGGACGTCGCTCGTCGTGAAGTAGACGGCGTGGGGCGGGGAGCCGGCACCGCACGCGGCGGGGCGACGGAGCAACGGGCAGACGCCGAAGGGGAGTCGGCGACTTCCGCACGGCGCGACGCGCGCGGCGGAACTGTGGTGCGGCTCGCGCTGATGGCGCTCCCCCTCGCCTTCTTCGGGATCTTCTTCGCCTACCCCGTCGCCGCGATCGTCGCCCGCGGCCTGCGTACATCCGCCGGAGACTGGAGGTCGGAGCGCCTCACCCAGGTCCTCTCCGACGCCGACACCCTGCACGTGCTGTGGTTCACGGTGTGGCAGGCCGCCGCCTCGACAGCGTGCACGCTCGCGCTGGCGCTGCCCGCCGCGTACGTCTTCGCACGGTTCGACTTCCCCGGCAAGCAGGTGCTGCGCGCCGTCGTCACCGTGCCCTTCGTGCTGCCGACGGTCGTCGTCGGCTCCGCGTTCCTTGCGCTGCTGGGGCGCGGCGGCGTGCTGGAGGAGTGGGCCGGGCTACGGCTCGACACCGGGGTGTGGGCGATCCTCCTCGCCCACGTCTTCATCAACTACGCCGTCGTCGTACGGACCGTAGGCGGCCTGTGGGCCCAACTCGACCCGCGCCAGGAGGAGGCGGCGCGTGTGCTCGGTGCGAGCCGGTTCACCGCGTGGCGCCGCGTCACGCTGCCCGCGCTCGCACCGTCCGTCGCGGCAGCCGCGCTGATCGTCTTCCTCTTCACCTTCACCAGCTTCGGCGTGATCCAGGTGCTGGGCGGCCCCCGCTACGCCACCCTCGAAGTGGAGATCTACCGGCAGACCGCCGCACTGCTCGACCTGCCGACCGCGGCCGTGCTGACCTTGATCCAGTTCGCGACGGTCATCGCGCTGCTCGCCGTGCACGCCCGCACCGTACGGAAGCGGCAGTCCGCGCTCAGCATGGTCCCCGCGGAGCAGACCGCCCGCCGGCCACGCGGCCGGGCCCAGTGGGCGCTGCTGACGGCCGTACTGACGGTGACCGCGCTGCTGATCCTGGTGCCGCTGACCGTGCTGGCGCTGCGCTCCCTCGACGGGCCCGACGGCTACGGCCTCGCCAACTACCGTGCGCTCGGCCGTACTTCGGACACCGCCACGACCGCCGCCACCTTCACGGTGCCGCCCGTCGACGCCATCGGGAACTCCCTCGCATACGCCGCCGTCGCGACCCTCCTCGCGCTCGTCACGGGGGGCTCCGCCGCACTGGGCCTGACCGTACGGAACGGGACCCGTGACGGGGCCGAAGCTTCGGGGACGGGGGCCGGTTCCGGTACGGGCAGGGGGGCCGGGCGCCTGGTGCGGAGCTTCGACTCCATGCTGATGCTTCCGCTCGGCACCTCCGCGGTGACCGTCGGCTTCGGCTTCCTCGTAGCGCTCGACGAACCGCCCCTGGACCTGCGTTCGTCGTGGATGATCGTCCCCGTCGCGCAGGCGCTGGTCGGCGTCCCGTTCGTCATACGGACGATGCTGCCGGTGCTGCGCGCCGTGGACCCACGGCTGCGCGAGGCCGCGGCGGTGCTGGGTGCCCCGCCGCTGCGGGTGTGGCGGGAGGTGGACCTGCCGATGGTCGGCCGTGCGCTGCTGGTGGCCGCGGGGTTCGCCTTCGCGGTGTCGCTGGGGGAGTTCGGCGCCACGGTCTTCATCGCCAGGCCCGACGCCCCGACACTGCCGGTCGCCGTGGCCCGCTTCCTGGGCCGCGCGGGCGAGGTCAACTACGGGCAGGCGATGGCGATGAGCACCGTACTGATGCTCGTGTGCGCGGCGACGCTCCTCGCGCTGGAACGCATACGCACCCACCCCTCGGGAGAGTTCTAGATGCTGCGACTCGACGGTGTGACGGCCGGCTTCGGCGCCGGACACCGCGCACTGGACGGAGTGGACCTGGAAGTTGCCGACCACGAGACGGTGTGCGTCCTCGGCCCCAGCGGTAGCGGCAAGTCGACGCTGCTGCGCGTCGTCGCGGGACTGCACGAGCCGGACTCGGGGCGGGTGCTGCTCTCCGGCCGCGACCAGTCGGGGGTGCCGCCCCATCGGCGCGGCGTGGGGCTGATGTTCCAGGACCACCAGCTCTTCCCACAGCGCGACGTGGGCGGCAACGTCGCCTTCGGCCTGCGCATGCGCGGCACGGGCGGTTCGGACAGTACGGATGGGACGGGCAGTACGGGTGGGGCGGCTAGGACGAGCGGTACGGGTCGAACGGGCCGTAGCGGCACGGGAGTTCGCCGTGGCCGTGGCGCCGGGCGGCGCGAAGTGGACGCCCGCGTCGACGAACTGCTCGACCTCGTCGGCCTGCCCGGCGCCCGTGGCCGCGCCGTCAACTCGCTCTCCGGCGGCGAACAGCAACGCGTCGCCCTCGCCCGAGCGCTCGCACCGCAGCCGCGCCTGCTGATGCTGGACGAGCCACTCGGCCAGCTCGACCGGGGCCTGCGCGAACGCCTCGTCGTCGAACTCCGCGCGCTCTTCCGCCGGTTGCGTACGACCGTCCTCGCGGTCACACACGACCAGGCCGAGGCGTTCGTGCTCGCCGACCGCGTCGTGGTGATGAAGGAGGGCCGCATCGCACAGGCGGGTACGCCGCTGGAGGTGTGGCTGCGGCCCGCTTCGGAGTTCGTCGCCCGCTTCCTCGGCTTCGACAACGTGGTCGACGCTACGGTCCACGGCGCCGCCGCCGAAACGCCGTGGGGCAAACTCCCCGTGGAGGACGGCACACCCGAGGGCCGCTGCCGACTGCTCGTACGTCCCGGCGCCGTGCGGCTGACCGAACCGGAGGACGGACTGCCCTGCACCGTGGAGGCGCGTACCTTCCGCGGTGGCGACGCCGCGGCGGTGACACTGCTGCTCAGCCCTGACAACGGCCCGCGTCTGGAAGCCACTTGCGCCCTGCGCGAGGCCCCGGAGCCCGGGGATCGCGTCGGGGTGACCTTTCCCGACGGGAGGGATGTGGTGCGGCTGGGGGCGGGCGGGGTGACGGATGACGGCTGACAAATGCCGTCATCTGTTATCTGTCATCCATCAGCCGTTATCCGTCAGTCGTCAGCTGATAGTCGTCAACTGATCGCTGTTAACTGAAAGTCGTCACCGGGAATTGGATAGCTGATAGCCGTCAGCCGTCAGCCGTCAGCCGTCAGCCGTCAGCCGTCAGCCGTCAGCCGTCAGCCGTCAGCCGTCAGCCGTCAGCCGTCATCTGACATCCGTCAACTGCTGTCTGTCCTCCGCCGGTTGTCATCCGACACCCGTCACCATCCAGCCGCGACACGGCAACGCCCGACGCCCGACGCCCGTCAGCCCCCGTCCCCACCACCCGCCAGCCGTGCCAGCGTCTGCGGCACCTCATCGACCGAGGCGGCCAGGGCGATACGCGAGGCCATCGGCCGCTCGCCCGCCAGCGCCTTCAGCAGCGGCCAGCACGGCAGCGTCCGCGTCCAGTGCTCCTCGTCCACCAGCACCATCGGGGTGGGAGCGCCGCGCGACTGGTAGTAGTTCGGCGTCGCGTTGTCGAAGATCTCCTGCACGGTGCCCGCGGCGCCCGGGAGGAAGACCACGCCCGCGTTCGAGCGTGCCAACAGCCCGTCCTCGCGCACCGCGTTGACGAAGTACTTCGCGATGTGCTGGGCGAACGCGTTCGGCGGCTCGTGCCCGTAGAACCAGGTAGGGATTCCCACGGACGCCCCGCCTCCGGGCCAGCCCTCCCGCACGGCGAAGGCAGCACGCGCCCACTCGCTCACCGACGCCTCGAAGTCCGGAGCCGTCGACAGCATCTCAAGCGCCTTCTCCAGCATGCCGTCGTGGAACGGCGCCGCGTACGCACCGAGGTTCGCCGCCTCCATCGCACCGGGGCCCCCGCCCGTCGCGACGGTGTGCCCGGCGCGGGCGAGGGCGCGTCCGAGCCGGGCCGCGCCCGCGTAGGCGTCGCTGCCGCGTGCGAGTCTGTGCCCGCCCATGACGCCGACCACCCTTGCGCCGACGAGCTGTTCGTCGAGGGCGTCGGAGATCGCGTCGTCGTGCACGGCGCGGAGCATCGAGGAGAAGACGTCGCCGTCGTTCTTCGTCCGCTGGAACCAGTGGTACGAGTGGGCGTCCGGCGTCCGCTCGTAGTCGCCGGCGGTGAGCCCGTCGAAGAGTTCGTCGGGAGAGTAGAGCCGTCCGCGGTACGGGTCGAACGGCAGGCCCGGCACGGGCGGAAAGACCAGCCCGCCGCTCTGCTGCACCCGCACGACCGACTCCGGGTCCATCGCACACCCGAGGAAGACGGCGCCCTCGGTCTCCGCCGAGGCGAGCGCCGTACCGCGTTCCCGCAGGTCCACCGACTGCACACGCCAGCCGCTGAGGCAGCCGGTCGCCTCCACGACGTCGTCGAACTCTTCGAGCGTCTCTATCTCGTGGTCGAGCATCCCCTCAGCCTAGGCGCCGCACAGCGAAGGGCGGCCCGCTTACGGAAAGCGGACCGCCCTTCGAGCCGGAGGGGCCGAGCCAGGCCACGGAGGACGACGCCCGATCAGGAGTAGCAGGATGCGCCCCGCAGCCCGACCGCCCGCCCGCCGAGTCGCCCGCCCGTCAGGACGTCACGACGTCAGCGGCAGCGCCGCGAGTTGACTCACCGCCCAGGTCAGCGCCCCCATCACGGCACACACGACAACCGCACGCACCACCGCCGCCCCCCGCAGCAGCCGCCGCGGAGCGCCCAGCCTGACCAGTGCCGCGTTCGCCGGTCTGCGGGCCGCACGCGACTCCGCTGCCGCCGTCAGCGCGCTCGCGGTGACGCACACGACCACCAGCGCCGCGCCCAGCAGCGTCAACGGCCCGAACATGCGCGGCCCGTCCTGCGGGGAGGCGCCGTAGAGTTCGGCCGCCGCCAGCCCGGCGGCGGCCACCGCGCACAGCACGCCCAACGGCCTGCCGATGCGTGCGGACTCCTGCTGAAGCACCCGGCCCGCGAGCAGCCGTACGGCCCCCGGCCTGCCGACCGCCAGCAGCCGGCCGCAGAGCTGGGTGATCCCTGGGCCCGCCAGTACGAGACCGAGCGCGGCCAGCAGCCAGCCGCCCAGCACGCCGGGTGCGCTGTTGGACAGCACGGCCGACAGCGAGAGCGGCTTCGGCGAACGGCTCGCATACGTCTCCGTGGCCAGTCCGGCGGCCAGGCACGCGGCGCCCCAGGGAAGCGTGACCGATGCGGGCAGCGGTCCCGGAAGCACCCGGAACGGCTGGCCTTCACCGGAGCCGTCGGCGTGGCCGTGCCGGACATCGGCACCGTTCGGCGGGGCTGCGTGCATGCCGCCTCCGCCTCCGCCTGCCGCCCCGGTACCGGCCGGAGCGCCCGCCGTGGCTCCGGCCACTGCGGGCAGCGCCGCCGGACGGGTCGCGACCGCCGCACCGCAAGCGGCCGTCAGCGGCGGTACGGCCAGCAGCACCACCGTCGCCGCCACCGGCAGCGGACGGTCCCCGGCGAGCATGCCCACCGCGGCCCCGTCGAACGGTGCCGCCGCCAACTGCCCGCGCAGATGCAGATAGATCACCAGCGCCACGGCACTGCCCAGCAGCGCCGACATCGCGGTCGACACGGCCGCCAGCAGCGGGACACGTGCCGGGCCCACCCCGGCGGCGTCCAGCGCGGAACGCGACCGCGAACCCGGGTCGGTACGGGCGACCGCCGCCGCGAACTGCACGGTAGCCGCGAGAGGTACGAGACACCACACGAGCTGGACGAGCGAACCACCGGACCGGTGCGGATGAGCGAGGGCATGACTCAGCGCGGCGAGCAGAAGGAATCCCACGACGGACGTCGCGCACGCGACCAGCAGACGGCGCAGCAGGGTCAGGGGGTGGCCCCCGCGGATCAGACGGAGAGCGAGCACGCGGCACCCTTGGAGTCTTCGCCGTCCGAGTCGCCGTCGCCCGTGGCCATGCCCTTGCCACCGGCTGCGCCGCCCTCGCCGTCGCCTTCGGTTCCGTTGGGGCCGCTGCCTGGGCTGCCTGTGGCGCCGGGCCCGGCAGCGATCAGGCCGCCGCTCAGCCGTCCGTCGACGAGCGTGAGATTGCGGTCCGCGAGCGTCGGTCCTGCCGCGTCGGGCGACTGCGGGTCTCCCGGTGTCACCTTCGGCAGCATCACCGCCGGGTCGTGGGTGGTGAGCACCACCGTGATGTCGTGCGTACGGGCGGCGGTCGTCAACGTCCGCAGCACCTGGGCTCGTTCGGCCTGGTGCAGGGGAGCGGTGGGTTCGTCGGCGAAGACGATCGCGGGAGCGGGCGCGAGCGCGCGGGCGATGGCGACGCGCTGGCGCTGCGACTGCCGCAGCGCCGAAGGCCGTTTACGTGCGCACTCGCCCACGTCGAGCCGCTCCAGCCATTCGACGGCTGCCTTGCGGGCGGCGCGGGAGCCGGTGCCGTTCAGCAGCATCGGCAGCGCGGCGTTCTCCCACGCGGTGAGTTCGGGGATGAGCTGCGGCTTGCTGCCGACCCAGCCGAAGCGGTCGCGGCGCATCCGCTCGCGCGATGTGCGGGAGAGGGTGTGCACCGGCACGCTGTTGAACCAGATCTCGCCGTCGTGCGGGGCGAGTTGACCCGACAGGCAGCTCAGCAAGGTCGTCTTGCCGCTGCCGCGGGGTCCGGTGACGGAGACGATCTCTCCGGCGCGTACGCCGATCGATACGTCTTGCAGGGCGGGGGAACCGCCGTACGAGTAATGCAGTCCGCGTGCCCATAGCACGTCGTTGTCCGGGGGTGCTGCCACTGAGGGCACCTCCACTCACCTCTGCTGGTCCCTGCCGGGCCCTGTCCCACCAAAGGGTGAACAAGGGCCCGGGGCGGTCGGTCACAGGAACCGTAAGGAGAGCGGGGCGGCCATCGAGTGCCATCCGCCGGGGCGCGGCGCAGATTCCACCGAACGGGCCTCGCAGATGGCCCCGCCCGTTCGGCGCCCCGTTCGGTGCCCACTTCAGCGCCCTGCGAGGGGCCGCGTTCGCGTCCTGCCCGCGTCCTGCCGAGTCCTGTCCGGGTCCAGCGTGTGGTCTGGCCGTGGCCCGTTCGGGGGCCCCTACGAGATCCGCCCGCTGCTTCGTAAGGGGCGCCTCGCAGTCGGTGGTTCAGCCGTCGTCGCCCAGGTGTGTGGGGGCGAACATCCGTAGTTCCGCCGGGAGGACCACCACGGACGGCCCCGGTGCGGCGAGCGCCGAGGAGAGGTCGTCGCGCAGCCGTTCCGGGCAGGTGCGCACCGCGGGGACGCCGAACGACTCGGCGAGCGCGGCGAAGTCGGGCCGGGACAGTTCGGTGCCGGTCGTCTCGCCGAAGGACTCCGTCATGTACGTACGGAGGATGCCGTAGCCGCCGTCGTCGACGATGAGCCAGGTCACGGGCAGGTCGTACTGGCGGGCGGTGGCGAGTTCGGCGATGGAGTACATCGCGCCGCCGTCGCCGGAGACCGCGAGGACCGGGGTGCTGCGCGCGGGGTCCGCGGCGGCGGCGCCGAGCGCGGGCGGGGAAGCCGTAGCCGAGGCCGCCCGCGCCCTGGGCGGAGTGCATGGCGCCCTCGCGGGGGTCGAAGGCCGACCACGCCCAGTACGCGAGGATCGTCATGTCCCAGAAGCTGGGCGAGGTGTCGGGGAGGGCGTCGCGCACAGAGCGGAGCAGGCGCTGTTCGAGATCCAGGCCCTGGGCGTCGATACGGGCCTTCACGCGTGCCAGCAGTGCCGCGGCCTCCTGCTCGGCGCGGCCCGCGGGGCGTGGCGTGACCGCGGCGGTGAGCGCTTCGAGTGCGGCGCGGGCGTCGGCGTGTATGCCCAGCGCGGGGTGGTTGGCCTCCAGTTTGCCCAGGTCGGCCTCGATATGGACGACCCGGCCGCGCGGCGCCAACGTGTAGTAGTTGGTGGACAGTTCGCCGAGTCCGGAGCCCACGACGAGCAGTACGTCGGCGTCGGAGAGGAAGTCGGTGGTGTGCCGGTCCTCGACCCAGGAGCCGAGGGAGAGGCGGTGGCCGCAGGGGAAGGCGCCCTTGCCGCCGAAGGTGGTGGCGACGGGTGCGTCCAGGCGTTCCGCGAGGGCGAGGAGCTGTGACCGGGCGCCGGAGCGTACGACTCCGCCTCCGGCGAGCACCGCGGGTCGCTCCGCGGCATCGAGCAACCGGGCGGCGCGGGCGGTCAGTTCGGGACGCGGGGGCAGCGGACGTGGAGCGGCGGGGCCGTCGGCAGCGCCGAGCGACTCGGGCACGGGCGCGTCCGTGTGCGCGAGGAGTACGTCCTGCGGGATCTCGACCCAGACGGGGCCGCTGGGCGCCTCCAGCGCCGCCGCCCATGCCGCCGCGAGCGCCGAGGGGATCTGCGAGACCGCCCGTACCGTGTGGACGGACTTCACGATGTCGCGGAACGAGCCTTGCTGGTCGCGGAGTTCGTGGAGATAACCCTTGCGTCCGCCGCCGAGGCCGGCGAGGGGCACCTGGCTGCTGATGCCCAGCACCGGCGCCGACGCCGCCGCGGACTCCTGGAGAGCGGCCAGCGACATCAGCGCGCCGGGTCCGGTGGAGACCAGCAGCGGTGTGACGGTGCCGGTGACGCGGGCGCAGGCGTCGGCGGCGAAGCCCGCGTTGTTCTCCATACGCAGTCCCACGTACGACAGGGGGGAGCGGCGTACGGCGTCGAAGGCACCCAGAGCGTGCTGGCCCGGCAGTCCGAAGACGGTGCGGGCACCGAGGGCGGTGAGGGATTCGGCGACGAGGTCTCCACCGGTGCGGGCTGCGGGTGCGGAAGCGGGAGCCATGCGGTAGGTCGCGCCTTTCGACGTGGTGGGCAGGGAACGTGAAGGTACTGGGAGTTGCAGCGGTACCGGGAATTGCTGAGGTTCTGGGACTCGCGCCGGGAGCGGCGGGTGCGGGGGCGTCCGTCAGACTCCGGCGGGAGCGCCCGTGCCCGGCTTGCCGCCCGCAGGGCCCGTGCCGTCCGCGCCGCCGGACCCTTCGCCGCTCGCGCCGACGCCCGGACCCGCGTCGGTGTGGCCCTCGCCCGCGAGCCGGGCACGCCATTCGGCCAGTACCGCCGGATCCGTCGGCTTCCCGGCGAGGCTCACCGCGACATACGTCAGCAGCGACGCCAACAGCCCGTAGTAGATGGCCTCGTTGGCGAGCACGCCCTTCCAGGCCATCATCGCCACGACCGTGGCGCCGCCCGCGGCCACGGCTCCGAGCGCGCCGTGCGCCGTGCCGCGCTTCCACACCAGGCCGCCGAGGATGGGCACCAGCAGCCCGCCGACGAGCAGGTTGTACGCCACGGTCAGGGCCTCCACGACGTCGTTGAGCGCGATGGATATCGCCACGACGGCCGCACCCATGACGAGGATGAACAGTCGGTTGCCGCGCACCTCGTCATGGCCTCCGTCACCGGTCGCGGACTCCGTTCCGGCCGATGACTCCGGCTTGGCGGGGGTGCGGCGCAGCCGCTTCCAGATGTCGTTGTTGGCGACGGTCGCGCAGGCGATCAGCGCGCCCGACGAGGTCGACATCACCGCGGAGAGGGCCGCCGCGAGCACGAGGCCCTTCACCCCGATCGGCAGCGCCTCGCCGACGATCGTGGCGAACGCCGCGTCGGGGCTGTCCAGTTTCGGGAAGAGCGCCTTGGCACTGGTGCCGATCACGGCGCCCGCTATCGCGTAGACGAGGCAGTAGACACCGGCGACCGCGCCGCCGTTGCGGGCGACGGTGTCGCTGCGCGCGGTGAACACCCGCTGCCAGATGTCCTGTCCGATCAGCATGCCGAACGAGTAGATCAGCACGTAGGTGAAGACCGTCTGCACGCCGATGTTCATGGGCGAGAAGTACTCGTCCGGAAGCTGCTCCCGCATTCCGTCGATGCCGCCGGCCTTCCACACGGCGATCGGCAGCAGCAGAAGCAGCACGCCCACGGACTTCACCACGAACTGCGCCATGTCCGTCAGCGTGATCGACCACATCCCGCCGAGCGTCGAGTACGCGATGACGATGCCGCCGCCCAGCATGATCGCCAGCGTGCGGTCCAGGCCGAAGATGACGTCGAAGATGGTCGCGTAGGCGATGGTCGAGGTGACGGCGAGCATCAGCGTGTACGACCACATCACCGCGCCCGAGATCACCGATGACGAGCCGCCGTAGCGCAGGTCGAGCATCTGGCTGACCGTGTAGACCTTCAGCCGCGAGATGCGGGCGGAGAAGAACAGGCTCAGGGCCAGCAGTCCGAAGCCGATCGTGAACACCAGCCAGGCGCCGGAGAGTCCGTACTGGTAGCCCAGGCCGACCCCGCCGATGGTCGAGGCGCCGCCGAGCACGATGGCGGCCATCGTGCCGGAGTAGAGGACGGGCCCCAGGCGGCGGCCCGCGACGAGGAAGTCGCTCTTGGACTTGGCGCGGCGCATGCCCCACCAGCCCACGGCGAGCATGCCCACGAGATAGACGATGATCACTGCGTAGTCGACGGCCATGAGCGCTCCTCGGGCCGGGCGTAGGGGAGAAGGAGGGGAGGGGGAGGGGAGGGGGAGCGGGTGGGTGTGAACACGGGGGACGGGGGTGTGCCCGAAAGCTGTGTGTGCTGGGGATCGAGCTGGAGCCTAGGTGCCGTCAAGGCGGCCGGGAAGTGTACGTTTCCTCCACCGCCACGGCCTCTGCTGTGGGAATCGTCCATCGTCCAGGAGCTTCGGGGGTGGCCGTGCAGGAACTGGTGCCGCCGGCCGTACCGGTCCCGCTGTCCGTGCTGACCGGGGACCCCGCGCTGGGGCTGCGGCAGCTCGCAGGGCCTGACGGCTCGCGCGAGACTCCCGTGTACTCCGTGCACACCAGCGAGATGGCCGATCCGCTGCCCTATCTGCTCGGCGGCGAGCTGCTGTTGAGCGCCGGTGTGCACTGCCCGCCGGGGCCGGACCACGGCGAGCACTGGGAGCGCTATGTGCTGCGCTCGATGGAGGCAGGTGCGGCGGCGCTCGGCTTCGGAGTCGCGCCCGTGCACGAGGAGGTCCCGGCGCAGCTCGCCGACGCCTGCGAACGGCACGGTCTGCCGCTCGTGGAGGTGCCGAGGGACACGCCGTTCACGGCGGTGGCGCGGGCCCTGTGGCAGGCCGTCACCCAGCGCCGCCACCAGGCGCTGCGCAGGCTCAGCGAGGCACAGCAGACGCTGGCAGCGGCGGCGGCCGGGCCGCATCCCGTACCGGCGGTGCTCGGACAGCTCGCACAGCGCCTGGACGCGTGGGCCGTGCTGCTCGGCCGGGACGGACGTGAACTGGCGTCCGCCGGAGCCGCGCCCCCCGAGGAGGCGCGGGCCGAACTCGCCTCGCTCACCGGCCTGTTGCGGCAGGGGCCGTCCTCCGCGGCCGGGACGTACGGAGAGCTGCGCCTGAGCGTTTACGGGCTGGGAAGCGGCGGCGGGGGAGGCGCAGCGGGAGGGGGCGGAGGGGGAGGCGGAGGGAAACCGCTCGCGCTGGGCCTGTGCGCCCCACACCGCGACGGCATCGACGGCGCCATCGCCTCGGTGGCGGTGGTGCTGCTCGCGCTGCTCACCGAACGCCGCGCCGCCGAGACCGAGGAGCAGCGCTCGGCCGCGCTCGTACGGCTGATGCTGGGAGCGTCACCTCAGGAGGCGGCGACGCTGCTGAGCGGTGACGCGCGGCGGTGGGCCGTGGTGCGCGGACAGCGGCGGCACGGCACGGTGCACGGGAGCGACCCGTTCGCGACTTCCGCCCTCGCGGCGGGACTCGGCACCACGCTCATCGACCTTGCGGACGGGGAGCTGCGTGCCCTCGTACCTGTCACGGACAGCGATACGGATACGGGTACGGATACCGGCACGGCCACGGATGCCGG from Streptomyces marispadix includes:
- a CDS encoding PucR family transcriptional regulator, whose product is MQELVPPAVPVPLSVLTGDPALGLRQLAGPDGSRETPVYSVHTSEMADPLPYLLGGELLLSAGVHCPPGPDHGEHWERYVLRSMEAGAAALGFGVAPVHEEVPAQLADACERHGLPLVEVPRDTPFTAVARALWQAVTQRRHQALRRLSEAQQTLAAAAAGPHPVPAVLGQLAQRLDAWAVLLGRDGRELASAGAAPPEEARAELASLTGLLRQGPSSAAGTYGELRLSVYGLGSGGGGGAAGGGGGGGGGKPLALGLCAPHRDGIDGAIASVAVVLLALLTERRAAETEEQRSAALVRLMLGASPQEAATLLSGDARRWAVVRGQRRHGTVHGSDPFATSALAAGLGTTLIDLADGELRALVPVTDSDTDTGTDTGTATDAGTGTATDTGTGAATDTGTGTNGEGDAVPGAGGRSGAATRTGTPAGGSGTPAIEPQPGWTLGVSGPVPAAQLARADGQAARALRRALAERRPLVRQRGDAAGEAADVASLVEPAEAREMAGARLAPLDGRPYLVETLRMWLSLNGSWDRTAVALEVHRNTVRQRVARAAALLGEDLADPDVRMELWFALKWR